A portion of the Oscillatoria salina IIICB1 genome contains these proteins:
- the hpsU gene encoding hormogonium polysaccharide biosynthesis acetyltransferase HpsU: MNLKSEQNSEEILSWNALPLVDLSKYNQAGYSRGKSAWFVLLWWLVQAITFPLTIHNFNSLRCGLLRLFGAKIGKGVVIRPTARFTYPWKVEIGDYSWIGDDVVFYSLDKIKVGSHSVISQKSYLCTGSHDFQDPTFKLITQPIIIGNGVWVATDCFVAPGVKIGSNAVIGARSSVFKDIPPQQVAWGSPCKSHYLRKINPQS; encoded by the coding sequence ATGAATCTAAAATCTGAGCAAAACTCTGAAGAAATTTTAAGCTGGAATGCTCTACCCTTGGTAGATTTAAGCAAATACAATCAAGCAGGTTACAGTCGTGGAAAATCAGCTTGGTTTGTCTTACTTTGGTGGTTAGTCCAAGCAATTACTTTTCCCCTAACTATTCATAACTTTAACAGCCTTCGTTGTGGGCTGTTACGCTTATTTGGAGCGAAAATTGGCAAGGGTGTGGTAATTCGCCCCACAGCACGTTTTACTTATCCTTGGAAAGTCGAAATTGGCGATTATAGTTGGATTGGTGACGATGTAGTTTTCTACAGTTTAGATAAAATTAAAGTAGGCTCTCACAGTGTCATTTCCCAAAAGTCTTATCTTTGTACTGGAAGCCACGATTTTCAAGATCCCACTTTTAAATTAATTACCCAACCGATTATTATTGGTAATGGAGTTTGGGTAGCTACTGATTGCTTTGTTGCTCCCGGAGTTAAAATTGGTTCTAATGCTGTAATTGGTGCCAGGAGCAGCGTTTTTAAAGATATTCCTCCTCAACAAGTAGCCTGGGGTAGTCCCTGCAAATCTCACTATTTAAGAAAGATAAACCCTCAATCTTAG
- a CDS encoding proton extrusion protein PcxA, which yields MKLKSVIRNARKWFEDTPERALDQAYRAVLMIKAIEEEHFHGHHVSAEYCDYRESAILDLQAEVQKCLKQAKIRLTEFKISRSFFRLSETQNDYPQERAEFFDEKQAITIEKLNFIDEVISQYESFPAKRSTAVALVQVPQKRDSKPPQEIIRSARNGRQEKVITTEKSNPALVNHETSPNVSTVSDKTGVLPRSILRTFRRIKQEIDPKSADAEEEVVKKFRKSRSKTAISIKFLLILIIVPLLTHQISKTFVISPIVDRIWVEENQQIIFLNRDYEEEAFTELHLYKENLEFKKIIGVLPDITPEEIEEKVREKAVEIADHYRYRGSDAIENVFADLCSLVAFGWVIYISKREILVLKSFLDEIIYGLSDSAKAFLIILFTDIFVGYHSPHGWEIILEGVSLHFGLPESREFNYLFIATFPVILDTVLKYWIFRYLNRISPSAVATYRNMNE from the coding sequence ATGAAACTCAAGAGCGTCATCCGTAATGCTAGAAAGTGGTTCGAGGATACTCCAGAAAGAGCCTTAGATCAGGCTTATCGTGCAGTTTTGATGATTAAAGCGATCGAAGAAGAACATTTTCACGGTCATCACGTTTCTGCGGAATATTGCGACTACCGCGAAAGTGCGATTTTAGATTTACAAGCTGAAGTGCAAAAATGTCTCAAACAAGCCAAAATTAGATTAACAGAATTTAAGATCAGTCGCTCGTTTTTCCGGCTTTCAGAAACTCAAAATGACTATCCTCAAGAGCGAGCAGAATTCTTTGATGAAAAACAAGCAATTACTATCGAAAAACTTAATTTTATCGATGAAGTAATTTCTCAATATGAGAGTTTTCCCGCCAAACGCTCAACTGCCGTTGCTCTAGTTCAAGTTCCCCAGAAAAGAGATAGTAAACCCCCTCAAGAAATAATTAGATCCGCTCGCAACGGACGACAAGAAAAAGTCATCACTACGGAGAAATCAAACCCAGCTTTAGTTAATCATGAAACAAGTCCGAATGTTTCTACAGTTTCCGACAAAACTGGAGTTTTACCTCGCTCAATTTTAAGAACATTTCGTCGGATTAAGCAGGAAATCGATCCCAAATCTGCTGACGCTGAAGAAGAGGTAGTTAAAAAGTTTCGCAAGTCGCGCAGCAAAACAGCAATTTCAATTAAATTTTTGCTAATTCTGATTATTGTCCCGCTTTTAACTCACCAAATTTCTAAAACCTTTGTTATTAGTCCAATTGTAGACCGAATTTGGGTAGAAGAAAACCAACAAATAATCTTTCTTAATCGCGATTATGAAGAAGAAGCTTTTACCGAGTTACATCTTTATAAAGAAAATCTCGAATTCAAAAAAATTATTGGTGTCTTACCAGATATAACACCCGAAGAAATAGAAGAAAAAGTAAGAGAAAAAGCGGTAGAAATTGCCGACCATTATCGTTATCGCGGTTCTGATGCGATCGAAAATGTCTTTGCTGATTTATGTTCGCTAGTTGCTTTTGGTTGGGTAATTTATATCAGTAAGCGAGAAATTTTAGTCTTGAAATCTTTTTTAGATGAAATTATTTATGGTTTGAGTGATTCAGCGAAGGCATTTCTGATTATTTTGTTTACCGATATCTTTGTCGGCTACCACTCTCCTCATGGCTGGGAAATTATTTTAGAAGGAGTTTCGTTACACTTTGGGCTACCAGAAAGTCGGGAATTTAACTACTTATTTATTGCTACTTTTCCAGTGATATTAGATACAGTTTTGAAGTATTGGATTTTCCGTTATCTAAATCGAATTTCTCCTTCAGCAGTAGCCACTTACCGAAATATGAATGAATAA